From a single Saccharomonospora amisosensis genomic region:
- a CDS encoding NAD(P)-dependent oxidoreductase, whose product MKPVGFIGLGQMGAPMARTLLDWPGGLVVHDSRQEAMLPFTEQGAKAAGTAEEVARSAEVISIMVLDDQQVEQLVAGPRGLLDTAAPGTVIAVHSTISDTTAQRLAETAKGTGVEIVDAPVSGGAGGAAQGRLATMVGASEAAFARCEEPFRRWAELVVHTGEPGSGTRAKLARNLLHFVAFTAAAEAQRLAEAAGIDLVDLGKVVRHSDSVTGGPGAIMLRSSTAALAPDDDWYPILTHVRDLGEKDLRLALDLGTRLGVELPLAGYALEHFAEGLGVAERTEEGTR is encoded by the coding sequence ATGAAACCCGTCGGCTTTATCGGGCTGGGTCAGATGGGCGCCCCGATGGCACGCACGCTGCTCGACTGGCCTGGCGGCCTCGTCGTGCACGACAGCCGCCAGGAAGCGATGCTGCCGTTCACAGAACAGGGCGCGAAGGCCGCGGGCACCGCCGAGGAGGTGGCGCGGTCCGCCGAGGTTATCTCGATCATGGTGCTGGACGATCAGCAGGTAGAACAGCTCGTGGCGGGCCCGCGAGGGCTGCTGGATACCGCGGCGCCTGGCACCGTGATCGCGGTGCACTCCACGATCAGCGACACCACCGCGCAGCGCCTTGCCGAGACCGCCAAGGGCACCGGAGTGGAGATCGTCGACGCGCCGGTCAGCGGAGGCGCGGGCGGGGCCGCACAGGGCAGGCTCGCGACGATGGTCGGAGCCTCCGAAGCCGCCTTCGCGCGCTGCGAGGAACCATTCCGCCGGTGGGCCGAGCTGGTCGTCCACACCGGAGAGCCGGGATCGGGAACCCGCGCCAAGCTCGCCCGCAACCTGCTGCACTTCGTCGCGTTCACGGCCGCGGCCGAAGCGCAACGGCTGGCTGAGGCGGCCGGGATCGATCTGGTGGACCTGGGCAAGGTGGTCCGGCACTCCGACTCGGTGACCGGGGGCCCCGGCGCCATCATGCTTCGCTCCTCCACCGCTGCGCTGGCCCCCGACGACGACTGGTACCCGATCCTGACGCATGTACGCGACCTCGGCGAGAAGGACCTGCGGCTGGCGCTGGACCTGGGAACGCGGCTGGGCGTCGAGCTTCCGCTCGCCGGGTACGCACTGGAACACTTCGCGGAAGGTCTCGGCGTGGCCGAACGGACGGAGGAAGGCACCCGATGA
- a CDS encoding SDR family oxidoreductase: MSRFEGKVAIVTGAAQGIGEAYARALAREGASVVVADRNTEAGNRVAKQIVADGGTAACTEVDVSQPESAAAMAAFAVERFGGIDYLVNNAAIYGDMKLDLLLTVDWDYYKKFMSVNLDGALACTRAVAPHLTARGGGAIVNQSSTAAWVYSGFYGLAKVGINGLTQQLAHELGGSNIRINAIAPGPIDTEATRTVTPSKLVADMVKGFALKRMGTPGDLVGMCLFLLSEEASWITGQIFNVDGGQVVRS; encoded by the coding sequence ATGAGCCGCTTCGAAGGCAAGGTCGCGATCGTTACCGGAGCCGCACAGGGGATCGGCGAGGCCTACGCCCGCGCGCTGGCGCGGGAAGGCGCGAGCGTGGTGGTCGCCGACCGCAACACCGAGGCAGGCAATCGAGTCGCCAAGCAGATCGTGGCGGACGGCGGAACCGCCGCCTGCACCGAAGTGGACGTTTCTCAGCCGGAGTCGGCGGCGGCCATGGCCGCCTTCGCGGTCGAGCGATTCGGCGGCATCGACTACCTGGTGAACAACGCCGCCATCTACGGCGACATGAAGCTGGACCTGCTGCTCACCGTGGACTGGGACTACTACAAGAAGTTCATGAGCGTGAACCTCGACGGCGCGCTCGCCTGCACGCGGGCGGTCGCACCCCACCTCACCGCACGCGGCGGCGGCGCGATCGTGAACCAGTCGTCCACGGCAGCGTGGGTCTACTCCGGCTTCTACGGGCTCGCGAAGGTCGGCATCAACGGGCTGACCCAGCAACTCGCGCACGAACTCGGCGGTTCGAACATCCGGATCAACGCCATCGCACCAGGCCCCATCGACACCGAGGCGACCAGGACCGTCACGCCGAGCAAGCTTGTCGCCGACATGGTGAAGGGCTTCGCGTTGAAGCGCATGGGCACGCCAGGCGACCTGGTGGGAATGTGCCTGTTCCTGCTGTCCGAGGAGGCGAGCTGGATCACCGGCCAGATCTTCAACGTCGACGGCGGCCAGGTCGTGCGGTCCTGA
- a CDS encoding class I SAM-dependent methyltransferase, with amino-acid sequence MSAPTARMPEELLAHAVRAAGFMPTEEGLALYEAAVEHLAGGVAVEIGSYCGKSTVFLGAAARECGGRIVTVDHHRGSEEHQPGWEYHDPTLVDPHTGRLDTLGAFRRTIADAGLEDHVVAVVGSSPAVADFWRTPLSMLFIDGGHSQAAADADLDGWAPWVTEGGALAIHDVFPDPRDGGRPPYNIYRRALAGGQFTEVSATGSLRVLRRVAGQPGTPLA; translated from the coding sequence ATGAGCGCCCCGACCGCTCGAATGCCCGAGGAACTGCTGGCACACGCCGTTCGCGCCGCTGGCTTCATGCCCACCGAGGAAGGGCTGGCGCTGTACGAGGCGGCCGTCGAGCACCTCGCGGGCGGAGTCGCCGTCGAGATCGGGAGCTACTGCGGCAAGTCAACTGTCTTCCTCGGCGCGGCCGCACGCGAGTGCGGTGGCCGGATCGTCACCGTCGATCACCATCGCGGCTCCGAGGAACACCAGCCGGGCTGGGAGTACCACGACCCCACGCTGGTAGACCCGCACACCGGGCGCCTGGACACCCTCGGCGCCTTCCGGCGCACGATCGCCGACGCCGGGTTGGAGGACCACGTCGTGGCCGTCGTCGGGAGTTCACCTGCCGTCGCGGACTTCTGGCGAACCCCGCTTTCGATGCTGTTCATCGACGGCGGCCACAGCCAAGCTGCGGCCGACGCCGACCTCGACGGCTGGGCCCCCTGGGTCACCGAAGGCGGGGCGCTGGCGATCCACGACGTGTTCCCCGATCCACGCGACGGAGGAAGACCGCCGTACAACATCTACCGCCGCGCGCTGGCAGGCGGTCAGTTCACCGAGGTGTCGGCCACCGGCTCGCTACGCGTGCTACGCCGAGTCGCCGGTCAGCCGGGCACACCGCTGGCGTAA
- a CDS encoding carboxymuconolactone decarboxylase family protein — protein sequence MSDKRSRGLDMMRKVYGWEFKDGPGDFFAATVDHLFADIWSRPGLSLRDRRLLLLGALAAQGLDDVADIQVQAALRNEELTGEELKEAALFLTHYVGWPLGTKFNMTVEKRVGEHEKSGS from the coding sequence ATGAGCGACAAGCGCAGCCGTGGGCTGGACATGATGCGCAAGGTCTACGGCTGGGAATTCAAGGACGGTCCCGGTGACTTCTTCGCGGCCACCGTCGACCACCTCTTCGCCGACATCTGGTCGCGGCCCGGCCTCTCCCTGCGCGACCGCCGCCTGCTGCTACTGGGAGCACTCGCCGCGCAGGGCCTCGACGACGTCGCCGACATCCAGGTCCAGGCCGCGCTGCGCAACGAGGAACTCACCGGAGAGGAACTGAAGGAAGCCGCGCTGTTTCTCACCCACTACGTCGGCTGGCCGCTGGGCACCAAGTTCAACATGACGGTGGAGAAGCGCGTCGGCGAGCACGAGAAGTCCGGCTCATGA
- a CDS encoding cytochrome P450 → MSVPSVRLYDPDVYQQSVPHEFFSELRRCSPVYWQEEEPPSKGFWAVTRHADVVAVSRDAQTFSSYVGTTSLTDFFDEEVLAKQQAMMVNMDAPEHTRQRNLVNRGFTPRMVDKLEPRIRSVCSSMMDSLESRTEVDFVHDIAAQLPLAVIAELMGAPQQDREKLYDWSNRMIGFDDPEFQTTEADGEQAAFEIFAYANELAEQRRSCPRDDIVTKLLQPDSEGDVLSEMEFNMFFVLLVVAGNETTRNAATGGMHALLENPDQYRKLVADPGLAPSAVEEMLRWVSPVMDFRRTATRDTEIGGQPIKKGDKVVIFYPSANRDETVFDDPHTFDLERDPNPHIAFGGGGPHYCLGSHLARLELRVLFETIAQRLPYIELLAPPRRLRSNFINGIKEMRVKLR, encoded by the coding sequence ATGAGTGTTCCCTCGGTTCGGCTCTATGATCCGGACGTCTATCAGCAATCCGTTCCGCACGAATTCTTCTCCGAACTGCGCCGCTGCTCGCCCGTGTACTGGCAGGAGGAGGAGCCGCCGAGCAAGGGCTTCTGGGCGGTAACCCGGCACGCGGATGTCGTAGCGGTGTCCAGGGACGCGCAGACCTTCTCCTCGTACGTGGGAACCACGTCGTTGACGGACTTCTTCGACGAGGAAGTCCTTGCCAAGCAGCAGGCCATGATGGTCAATATGGACGCGCCGGAGCACACCAGGCAGCGAAACCTGGTGAACCGGGGGTTCACACCGCGCATGGTGGACAAGCTGGAGCCACGCATCAGGTCGGTGTGCTCGTCCATGATGGACAGTCTTGAGAGCCGAACCGAGGTGGATTTCGTCCACGACATCGCGGCCCAGTTGCCGCTCGCTGTGATCGCGGAACTGATGGGCGCTCCGCAGCAGGACCGGGAGAAGCTGTACGACTGGTCCAACCGCATGATCGGCTTCGACGACCCCGAGTTCCAGACCACCGAGGCCGACGGCGAGCAGGCCGCCTTCGAGATCTTCGCCTATGCCAACGAGTTGGCCGAACAGCGGCGGTCCTGCCCCCGCGACGACATCGTGACGAAGTTGCTGCAACCCGACTCCGAAGGCGACGTGCTCTCGGAGATGGAGTTCAACATGTTCTTCGTCCTGCTCGTGGTTGCGGGAAACGAGACCACTCGAAACGCCGCGACCGGCGGGATGCACGCGTTACTGGAGAACCCCGATCAGTACCGCAAACTGGTCGCCGACCCCGGCCTCGCGCCGAGCGCGGTGGAGGAGATGCTGCGCTGGGTCAGTCCCGTCATGGACTTTCGCCGCACCGCGACGAGGGACACCGAGATCGGCGGTCAGCCGATCAAGAAGGGCGACAAGGTCGTCATCTTCTATCCCTCGGCGAACCGGGACGAGACCGTCTTCGACGATCCGCACACCTTCGACCTCGAGCGTGACCCCAATCCCCACATCGCCTTCGGTGGTGGCGGGCCGCACTACTGCCTCGGCTCGCACCTGGCCAGGCTGGAGCTTCGCGTGCTGTTCGAGACCATCGCGCAGCGGCTGCCCTACATCGAACTCCTCGCACCGCCGCGCAGGCTGCGTTCCAACTTCATCAACGGGATCAAGGAAATGCGGGTGAAGCTGCGGTGA
- a CDS encoding TetR/AcrR family transcriptional regulator → MSRANVSGGRGADADEVEGDLVGEATRRRLSKRQADMVRRLTTAALEELRETGYSNLTVRGVAARAEVAPATAYTYFASKNHLITELLWRRLRSSPPAAEAGQSTSERVVGVLRELALLMVDEPELAAACTSAMLGDDSDVAHLRLRIGMEIRQRLEAALGPGYDPAVLLALEFAYAGALVHAGMGAASYEAIADGLAATAELITEGRS, encoded by the coding sequence ATGTCGCGTGCGAATGTCAGTGGAGGCCGGGGAGCCGACGCGGACGAGGTGGAAGGCGACCTTGTCGGCGAGGCCACCCGGCGGCGGCTGAGCAAACGCCAGGCCGACATGGTGCGGCGACTGACCACTGCCGCGCTCGAGGAACTGCGGGAGACCGGGTACTCGAACCTGACCGTACGAGGGGTCGCCGCGCGGGCCGAGGTCGCGCCCGCCACCGCGTACACCTACTTCGCCTCGAAGAACCATCTGATCACCGAGTTGCTGTGGCGGCGGTTGCGGTCGTCGCCACCGGCCGCCGAGGCGGGTCAGAGCACGAGCGAGCGGGTGGTGGGGGTGTTGCGTGAGCTCGCGCTGCTCATGGTGGACGAGCCGGAACTCGCCGCCGCCTGCACCAGCGCCATGCTCGGCGACGACTCCGACGTGGCGCACCTGCGGCTGCGGATCGGGATGGAGATAAGGCAGCGGCTGGAGGCCGCACTCGGGCCGGGGTACGACCCGGCGGTGCTGCTGGCACTGGAGTTCGCCTACGCGGGCGCACTCGTGCACGCGGGCATGGGAGCCGCTTCCTACGAGGCGATCGCCGACGGGCTGGCGGCTACCGCGGAACTGATAACGGAGGGCAGGTCATGA
- a CDS encoding PaaI family thioesterase: MTTQQALLAEEIRRLIEVAVCTGADEQQLAVATERIRSVTASLNAQRTSGPGSDVRSLTFHNPVQGAGNPLAPPLTPFGGGDGVVTARVRFGVVHQGAPGRVHGGWLAAVLDHAVGHAVASAGWPAMTVSLSVEYHHGTPFDKDLDVEAAFVGKDGRKVYATAKLRAEGSVTVTASAVMVTVEGLLDGGNGAAENAAQA, from the coding sequence ATGACGACACAGCAGGCTCTGCTGGCGGAGGAGATTCGGCGACTCATCGAGGTAGCTGTGTGCACCGGTGCCGACGAGCAGCAGCTGGCAGTGGCCACCGAGCGGATCAGGTCGGTGACGGCTTCCCTCAACGCGCAACGGACGAGTGGTCCTGGCTCGGACGTGCGGTCACTCACCTTTCACAATCCCGTCCAGGGGGCGGGTAACCCGCTCGCGCCGCCGCTGACGCCGTTCGGCGGCGGGGACGGTGTCGTGACCGCGCGGGTGCGGTTCGGCGTCGTTCACCAGGGCGCGCCCGGTCGGGTCCACGGCGGCTGGCTCGCCGCGGTGCTCGACCACGCCGTCGGCCATGCGGTCGCCAGTGCGGGCTGGCCTGCCATGACGGTTTCGCTTTCTGTCGAGTACCACCACGGAACCCCGTTCGACAAGGACCTTGACGTCGAGGCCGCCTTCGTGGGCAAGGACGGCAGGAAGGTCTACGCCACGGCGAAGCTGCGCGCCGAGGGCTCCGTCACTGTCACGGCTTCGGCGGTGATGGTGACCGTCGAGGGACTGCTGGACGGAGGCAATGGAGCAGCCGAGAACGCGGCTCAGGCGTAG
- a CDS encoding aldehyde dehydrogenase: MSLWPTSASPLLVDGSLEPGNAGSFETINPATEEVLGTAANADSSDLDRAITAARRAFDESGWARDTEFRAHCLRQLSRVLTEHNERLREITVAEAGVPVALTHGPQLDIPVADLAWFADLATSYEWVSDLGRAEPMGIPTHRRMLREPTGVVGAITPWNFPHQINFAKLGPALAAGNTVVLKPAPDTPWCAAAVGGLIAEHTDIPPGVVNIVTSRDHALGAQLAEDPRVDLISFTGSTATGRSVMTTAAQTIKKVFLELGGKSAFVVLDDADIASACALAAFTVATHAGQGCAITTRLLVPRTRYAEALEATASALNGIKPGPPDDPGTICGPVISAKQRDRVEGYLRLARAEGGEIVCGGDRPSGLDNGFYVEPTLIAGLPNTSRVVREEIFGPVLTILPHDGDDDAVRIANDSPYGLSGSVYGGDLDRAREVGTRIRTGTLSINGGVWYSVDAPFGGYKQSGIGREMGVAGFEEYLETKLVAEPAGKEKQG; this comes from the coding sequence ATGAGCCTCTGGCCCACAAGCGCGTCACCACTTCTCGTCGACGGCTCACTGGAACCCGGCAACGCGGGATCGTTCGAGACGATCAACCCTGCCACCGAGGAGGTTCTTGGCACTGCGGCGAACGCGGACAGTTCCGACCTGGACCGGGCGATCACGGCGGCGCGGCGGGCCTTCGACGAGTCCGGCTGGGCGCGCGACACCGAGTTTCGCGCGCACTGTCTGCGCCAACTGAGCAGGGTACTCACCGAGCACAACGAACGGCTTCGCGAGATCACGGTCGCCGAAGCGGGCGTGCCGGTCGCGCTGACCCACGGACCCCAGTTGGACATCCCGGTGGCCGATCTGGCGTGGTTCGCCGACTTGGCGACCTCCTACGAGTGGGTCAGCGACCTCGGCAGAGCCGAACCGATGGGCATCCCGACCCACCGAAGGATGCTGCGGGAACCCACCGGAGTGGTCGGCGCCATCACGCCGTGGAACTTCCCGCACCAGATCAACTTCGCCAAGCTCGGGCCCGCACTGGCCGCCGGCAACACCGTGGTGCTCAAGCCCGCTCCCGACACCCCTTGGTGTGCCGCCGCAGTCGGTGGGCTGATCGCCGAACACACCGACATCCCGCCCGGCGTGGTCAACATCGTCACCTCGCGGGACCACGCGCTCGGCGCGCAACTCGCCGAGGACCCCAGGGTGGACCTCATCTCGTTCACCGGGTCAACCGCCACCGGTCGATCGGTGATGACAACCGCGGCGCAGACCATCAAGAAGGTCTTCCTCGAACTCGGCGGCAAGTCCGCGTTCGTCGTGCTCGACGACGCCGATATCGCCTCCGCCTGCGCGTTGGCCGCGTTCACCGTGGCGACACACGCCGGGCAGGGGTGCGCGATCACCACCCGGCTGCTCGTGCCGAGGACCCGCTACGCCGAAGCGCTTGAGGCAACGGCGTCGGCGTTGAACGGCATCAAGCCCGGCCCTCCCGATGACCCGGGCACCATCTGTGGTCCTGTCATCTCCGCGAAGCAACGGGATCGGGTGGAGGGCTACCTGCGGCTCGCCCGCGCCGAGGGCGGCGAGATCGTCTGCGGCGGCGACCGACCTTCCGGACTCGACAACGGCTTCTACGTCGAGCCGACGCTGATCGCGGGCCTGCCCAACACGTCAAGGGTTGTGAGGGAGGAGATCTTCGGGCCGGTGCTGACGATCCTGCCGCACGACGGCGACGACGACGCCGTGCGCATCGCCAACGACTCGCCTTACGGGCTGTCCGGTTCCGTTTACGGCGGTGACCTTGACCGGGCGCGCGAGGTCGGCACGCGTATCCGCACCGGAACGCTGAGCATCAACGGCGGTGTCTGGTACTCGGTCGACGCGCCGTTCGGCGGTTACAAGCAGTCCGGAATCGGCAGGGAAATGGGCGTGGCCGGGTTCGAGGAATACCTGGAGACCAAGCTCGTCGCCGAGCCCGCGGGAAAGGAAAAGCAGGGATGA
- a CDS encoding 2Fe-2S iron-sulfur cluster-binding protein: MSGGTGSNWLCDNARAGMELEVLPPAGRFTPERLEGDLVLFAGGSGITPLLSILKSVLFAGSGNVTLCYANRDEQSVIFAAELDELRARFAPRLSVVHWLESKRGLPDAAALRELVDHAPATECFACGPEPFMLAARTAMADRGLARDRIHLERFTSLSGNPFAGSDTLPHGDRARTALVEVELEGRTRELCWPQGARLLDVLRAAGLNAPSSCGEGVCAACECRVVAGEVRMVDNRVLEADDLEQGYMLACQAVPVTDVVRISYA; encoded by the coding sequence GTGAGCGGCGGCACAGGCTCGAACTGGTTGTGCGACAACGCCCGAGCGGGCATGGAGCTGGAGGTGTTGCCACCGGCGGGCAGGTTCACCCCGGAGCGGCTCGAAGGGGATCTCGTACTCTTCGCTGGCGGCAGTGGGATAACTCCGTTGCTTTCGATTCTGAAATCGGTGCTGTTCGCCGGTTCGGGCAACGTCACCCTCTGCTATGCCAACCGCGACGAGCAGTCGGTCATCTTCGCGGCCGAACTCGACGAGTTGCGTGCCCGGTTCGCACCCAGGCTGTCCGTCGTGCACTGGCTCGAATCGAAGCGAGGGTTGCCCGACGCGGCGGCCCTGCGTGAGTTGGTCGACCACGCGCCCGCGACCGAGTGCTTCGCGTGCGGACCCGAGCCGTTCATGCTGGCCGCGAGAACGGCCATGGCCGACCGCGGTCTGGCCCGCGACCGCATCCACCTCGAACGATTCACCTCGTTGTCCGGCAATCCCTTCGCGGGCAGCGATACCCTGCCGCACGGAGACCGGGCGCGCACCGCGCTTGTCGAGGTTGAGCTGGAAGGCCGCACGCGAGAGCTGTGCTGGCCGCAGGGCGCTCGACTGCTCGACGTGTTGCGCGCCGCGGGCCTGAACGCACCGTCGTCCTGCGGCGAGGGTGTCTGCGCCGCCTGCGAGTGCAGGGTGGTGGCAGGCGAGGTGCGGATGGTCGACAACCGGGTGCTCGAGGCCGACGATCTCGAACAGGGCTACATGCTCGCCTGCCAGGCGGTCCCGGTGACGGACGTCGTGCGGATCAGCTACGCCTGA
- a CDS encoding ferredoxin gives MSTTGLPEIVVDYDMCEANGVCEAIAPEVFELDDDEQLHIRARPDRDNEHRVRQAVASCPKVALSLRE, from the coding sequence GTGAGCACGACGGGACTCCCAGAGATCGTCGTCGACTACGACATGTGCGAAGCCAACGGTGTGTGCGAGGCGATCGCACCGGAGGTGTTCGAACTGGACGACGACGAGCAGTTGCACATCAGGGCGAGGCCGGACCGGGACAACGAGCACCGGGTGCGGCAGGCGGTCGCCTCGTGTCCAAAGGTCGCGCTGTCGCTGCGTGAGTAG
- a CDS encoding FAD-binding protein: protein MVEQWDAEADIVIVGFGGAGACAAIEATDRGAEVLVVDRFRGGGATEISGGIVYAGGGTEHQVRAGYSDTTQAMLDYLRLEVEDVVSEETLARFCEQSVENLRWLESNGVPFEGSMSPRKTSYPTNDYYLYYSGNELAPPFRDKATPAPRGHRTKGRGTSGKVLFKALRSAVAKRDIAVRFQTRVTELVTDESGHVVGIECRELANGLPRLFHRLLSQSNRKLNIYYRPLGKLLDKPIRRIERRHGKVRRFRARRGVVLAAGGFVFNRKLVSEHAPAYRGGSSLGTIGDDGSGIELGRSVGGRTDCMNRVSAWRFYNPPLALVEGVLVNTAGERICNELYYGARIGDHIARQEGAKAYLVVDSRVLEEAKRQLPSQTLWFQRLQATYLFTIGHHKGGQLEEAARRAGIDPEGLRRTIEDYNADACAGAPDRMGKDGDHVRPLERGPYYVFDCSLRAQRGYPCPMITLGGLAVDERTGAVLATDGSTVPGLYAAGRNAVGVCSHSYVSGLSIADCVFSGRRVGAALAGAD from the coding sequence ATGGTTGAGCAGTGGGATGCCGAGGCGGACATCGTGATCGTCGGTTTCGGCGGCGCGGGAGCCTGTGCGGCGATCGAAGCCACCGATCGTGGCGCGGAGGTGCTGGTCGTCGACCGGTTCCGAGGTGGAGGAGCCACCGAGATCAGCGGTGGCATCGTGTACGCGGGCGGCGGCACCGAGCACCAGGTGCGGGCCGGCTACTCCGACACCACGCAGGCCATGCTCGACTACCTGCGGCTGGAGGTCGAGGACGTGGTCTCGGAGGAGACACTCGCCCGCTTCTGCGAGCAGAGCGTGGAGAATCTGCGCTGGTTGGAGTCCAACGGGGTGCCGTTCGAGGGCAGCATGTCCCCGCGCAAAACCTCCTACCCGACCAACGACTACTACCTCTACTACTCGGGCAACGAACTCGCTCCGCCCTTCCGCGACAAGGCGACGCCCGCGCCGCGCGGTCACCGCACCAAGGGGCGGGGAACGTCGGGGAAGGTGCTGTTCAAGGCATTGCGCTCGGCTGTGGCCAAGCGGGATATCGCCGTGCGGTTCCAGACCAGGGTCACCGAGTTGGTGACCGACGAGTCCGGCCACGTCGTCGGCATCGAATGCCGGGAACTCGCCAACGGCCTGCCCAGGCTGTTTCACCGGCTGCTTTCGCAGTCGAACCGCAAGCTCAACATCTACTACCGTCCGCTCGGCAAACTGCTGGACAAGCCGATCAGGCGGATCGAGCGCAGGCACGGGAAGGTGCGACGGTTCCGCGCCCGCAGGGGCGTGGTGCTCGCCGCGGGCGGGTTCGTGTTCAACAGGAAACTGGTTTCCGAGCACGCACCCGCCTACCGAGGCGGATCGTCGCTGGGCACGATCGGTGACGACGGCAGTGGGATCGAACTGGGCCGTTCGGTCGGTGGCAGGACCGACTGCATGAACCGGGTTTCCGCGTGGCGCTTCTACAACCCGCCGTTGGCGCTGGTGGAGGGCGTGCTGGTCAACACGGCCGGTGAGCGCATCTGCAACGAGCTGTACTACGGCGCCAGAATCGGCGACCACATCGCGCGGCAGGAGGGGGCGAAGGCTTACCTGGTCGTCGACAGCCGGGTGCTGGAGGAGGCGAAGCGCCAACTGCCGAGCCAGACGCTGTGGTTCCAGCGGTTACAGGCGACCTACCTGTTCACCATCGGACACCACAAGGGTGGCCAACTCGAGGAGGCCGCGCGGCGTGCCGGGATCGACCCCGAGGGACTGCGGCGCACGATCGAGGACTACAACGCCGACGCGTGCGCGGGGGCGCCAGACCGGATGGGGAAGGACGGCGACCACGTGCGTCCGCTGGAGCGCGGGCCGTACTACGTGTTCGACTGTTCGCTTCGCGCTCAGCGGGGCTACCCCTGCCCGATGATCACTCTGGGCGGGCTGGCCGTTGACGAGCGCACCGGCGCCGTGCTCGCCACCGATGGTTCGACGGTGCCGGGGTTGTACGCCGCGGGGCGTAATGCCGTGGGTGTGTGCTCACACTCCTACGTCAGCGGGCTCTCCATCGCCGACTGCGTGTTCTCCGGTCGCCGGGTGGGTGCCGCGCTCGCCGGGGCCGACTGA